The Porphyrobacter sp. HT-58-2 genome has a window encoding:
- the katG gene encoding catalase/peroxidase HPI, whose product MPQTEAAPRNVQGWWPNVVDLTRLRQNEYNPDPNGADFDYAAEFAKLDLKAVKADINAALTDSQDWWPADYGNYAGLFIRLAWHSAGTYRSGDGRGGSDGGQIRFEPLNSWPDNGNLDKARRVLWPVKQKYGAALSWADLIILSGNVALENTGFKTYGFSGGRADAWEPELVYWGPETKFLTSERNAEGENLDNPLGATEMGLIYVNPEGPEGNPDILASAKQIRTTFGRMGMNDEETVALIVGGHTIGKMHGARKAADCIGKEPAAEGVEAQGLGWKNACGTGVGKDATTSGLEGAWTATPVTWSSNYLDNLYAFEWKLTTSPAGAKQWEPMNAADVKFVPDAFDPNVTHAPVMLTTDLALRYDPAYGEITQRWVKNPELMDEAFARAWFKLTHRDMGPKARYVGAEVPAEDLIWQDPLPKADYAMIEAGDVVTLKDAIRKTGLSRSELVRTAWASAVTFRDTDMRGGANGARIRLAPQKDWGLNDPATIAKVVKALEGVQSSFNARSGAKKVSIADLVVLGGVVAVEDAAKAAGQTITVPFTPGRVDATDAHTDAESFELLRPVADAFRNFYSDQARLTPTQMMIDQADTLSLTVPEMTVLVAGMRMLDANTGGAKHGVFTDTPGTLSNDFFVNLLDMGNEWKPAANKGLYEGRDRKTGALKWTATEVDLVFGSNSELRAVAETYAVAGGEAKFAEDFAKAWNKVMMLDRFDVK is encoded by the coding sequence ATGCCGCAGACCGAAGCCGCCCCGCGCAACGTCCAAGGCTGGTGGCCGAACGTGGTCGACCTGACCCGTCTGCGCCAGAACGAATACAATCCAGATCCCAATGGCGCGGACTTCGACTACGCTGCCGAATTCGCCAAGCTCGATCTGAAGGCGGTGAAGGCCGACATCAACGCCGCGCTGACGGATTCGCAGGACTGGTGGCCCGCGGACTATGGCAATTATGCTGGTCTGTTCATCCGCCTCGCCTGGCACTCGGCCGGCACCTATCGCTCGGGTGACGGGCGCGGGGGTTCGGACGGCGGTCAGATCCGTTTCGAACCGCTGAATTCGTGGCCCGACAACGGCAATCTCGACAAGGCCCGCCGCGTGCTGTGGCCGGTCAAGCAGAAGTATGGCGCGGCGCTTTCGTGGGCCGACCTCATCATCCTGTCGGGTAACGTCGCGCTGGAGAACACCGGCTTCAAGACTTACGGCTTTTCCGGTGGCCGCGCCGATGCGTGGGAGCCGGAGCTGGTCTATTGGGGCCCGGAAACCAAGTTCCTGACCTCCGAGCGCAACGCGGAAGGCGAAAACCTCGACAACCCGCTCGGCGCGACCGAGATGGGCCTGATCTACGTCAACCCCGAAGGTCCGGAAGGCAACCCCGATATCCTCGCCTCGGCCAAGCAGATCCGCACCACCTTTGGCCGGATGGGCATGAATGACGAGGAAACCGTCGCCCTGATCGTCGGTGGTCACACCATCGGCAAGATGCACGGCGCGCGCAAGGCGGCTGACTGCATCGGCAAGGAACCGGCGGCAGAGGGCGTCGAGGCGCAAGGCCTTGGCTGGAAAAACGCCTGCGGCACCGGCGTCGGCAAGGATGCCACCACCAGCGGGCTTGAAGGCGCATGGACCGCGACCCCCGTCACCTGGAGCAGCAACTACCTCGACAACCTCTATGCCTTCGAATGGAAGCTCACCACCAGCCCGGCAGGCGCCAAGCAGTGGGAGCCGATGAATGCGGCGGATGTGAAGTTCGTCCCCGATGCCTTCGATCCGAACGTTACGCACGCGCCGGTGATGCTGACCACCGACCTCGCGCTGCGCTATGATCCGGCTTACGGCGAAATCACCCAGCGCTGGGTCAAGAACCCCGAACTGATGGACGAAGCCTTCGCCCGCGCGTGGTTCAAGCTGACCCACCGCGACATGGGTCCCAAGGCGCGTTACGTCGGTGCGGAAGTTCCGGCCGAAGACCTGATCTGGCAGGATCCGCTGCCCAAGGCCGATTACGCCATGATCGAGGCCGGCGATGTCGTGACGCTGAAGGATGCGATCCGCAAGACCGGGCTCAGCCGTTCGGAACTGGTGCGCACGGCATGGGCTTCAGCTGTCACCTTCCGTGACACCGACATGCGCGGCGGTGCCAATGGCGCGCGCATCCGGCTCGCTCCGCAGAAGGACTGGGGCCTGAACGATCCCGCCACCATCGCCAAGGTGGTGAAGGCGCTGGAAGGCGTGCAGTCCAGCTTCAATGCGCGTTCGGGCGCAAAGAAGGTCTCGATCGCCGATCTGGTGGTGCTCGGCGGCGTGGTCGCGGTGGAAGATGCGGCCAAGGCGGCGGGGCAGACCATCACCGTGCCCTTCACTCCGGGCCGGGTCGATGCCACCGACGCGCACACTGATGCCGAAAGCTTCGAACTGCTGCGCCCGGTGGCTGACGCCTTCCGCAACTTCTACAGCGATCAGGCGCGCCTGACCCCGACTCAGATGATGATCGATCAGGCTGATACGCTGAGCCTGACCGTCCCGGAAATGACGGTGCTGGTGGCGGGGATGCGGATGCTCGATGCCAACACCGGCGGGGCGAAGCACGGCGTGTTCACCGACACGCCCGGCACGCTCAGCAACGACTTCTTCGTCAACCTGCTCGACATGGGCAATGAGTGGAAGCCGGCGGCGAACAAGGGCCTGTATGAAGGGCGCGACCGCAAGACCGGCGCGCTCAAGTGGACGGCAACCGAGGTCGACCTGGTGTTCGGTTCCAATTCGGAACTGCGCGCCGTGGCGGAGACCTATGCCGTCGCCGGTGGCGAGGCGAAGTTCGCGGAAGACTTCGCCAAGGCCTGGAACAAGGTCATGATGCTGGACCGCTTCGACGTGAAGTAA
- the glpX gene encoding class II fructose-bisphosphatase yields the protein MNSPIDTDLDGASQAIGDNAIQRVLVLEMVRVTEAAAIAAAQMVGRGDEKAADAAAVAAMRKAFDNLYIDGTVVIGEGERDEAPMLFIGEKVGMGKGPKIDIALDPLEGTTITAKAGPNALAVLAAAEEGCLLNAPDVYMDKLAVGPGYPEGIIDLAKSPTENVVAVAEAKGVKPSDINVCVLDRPRHAELIAELRALGCGVVLIGDGDVAGVIAVTDEETTIDLYMGQGGAPEGVLAAAALRCVGGQFNGRLVFRNDDEKARARKWGIEDLNRIYKLEDLARGDCIFAATGVTDGSLLDGVKRRRKPTGETILTTESVVMRASSGTVRWIRGEHRIG from the coding sequence ATGAACTCCCCAATCGATACCGACCTTGATGGTGCCTCGCAAGCCATTGGCGACAATGCGATCCAGCGCGTGTTGGTGCTGGAGATGGTGCGCGTGACCGAAGCGGCGGCGATCGCCGCTGCGCAGATGGTCGGGCGCGGGGATGAAAAGGCAGCCGATGCTGCCGCCGTTGCGGCGATGCGCAAGGCTTTCGACAATCTCTATATCGACGGCACCGTCGTGATCGGCGAAGGTGAGCGTGACGAGGCCCCGATGCTGTTCATCGGTGAGAAGGTCGGCATGGGGAAGGGTCCGAAGATCGACATCGCGCTCGATCCTCTGGAAGGCACGACCATTACCGCCAAGGCCGGACCGAATGCGCTTGCCGTGCTGGCGGCGGCGGAAGAAGGCTGTCTGCTCAACGCTCCCGATGTCTACATGGACAAGCTCGCGGTCGGCCCCGGCTATCCGGAAGGCATCATCGACCTTGCCAAGTCGCCGACCGAAAATGTGGTCGCTGTGGCCGAGGCGAAGGGCGTGAAGCCGTCGGATATCAATGTCTGCGTGCTCGATCGCCCGCGCCACGCCGAACTGATCGCCGAACTGCGCGCGCTCGGATGCGGGGTGGTGCTGATCGGCGACGGTGACGTGGCGGGCGTGATCGCGGTGACGGACGAGGAAACCACGATCGATCTCTACATGGGCCAGGGCGGTGCACCGGAAGGCGTGCTGGCGGCAGCAGCGTTGCGCTGTGTCGGCGGGCAGTTCAACGGCCGGCTCGTGTTCCGCAACGATGACGAAAAGGCCCGCGCCCGCAAGTGGGGGATTGAAGACCTCAATCGCATCTACAAGCTCGAAGACCTCGCCCGCGGCGACTGTATCTTCGCGGCGACCGGCGTGACCGACGGTTCGCTGCTCGACGGGGTAAAGCGCCGCCGCAAGCCGACCGGTGAGACGATCCTCACTACCGAAAGCGTGGTGATGCGCGCATCGTCTGGCACGGTGCGGTGGATCAGGGGTGAGCACCGCATCGGGTGA
- a CDS encoding mechanosensitive ion channel family protein: protein MTAPKLPTKLPPKLAANFGDEIDMAAQGLAWLRESIPHLVGATLVLVIGVILARLLSKGADRALTRSGRIEPTVAKFLSNIIKYALWVVVGVTVLTQFGVQTTTIIAALGGLALAVGLALQGTLSNVAAGVMILIQRPFRVGEAITAGVVTGTVQGIGLFTTEILQYDGLYVMVPNNELWNKPIVNFSRMPTRRFELLIGISYSDSIEKARGELLALADADQRVLADPEPVVFVAALADSAVTMGLRVWCNTEDYLGLSWALTEAAKQRFDEAGISIPFPQREVRTITAAV from the coding sequence ATGACTGCCCCCAAGCTGCCGACCAAACTGCCGCCAAAACTTGCCGCCAACTTCGGTGACGAGATCGACATGGCTGCGCAGGGACTGGCGTGGCTGCGTGAAAGCATCCCTCACCTTGTCGGGGCGACGCTGGTGCTGGTCATAGGGGTTATCCTGGCCCGTTTGCTGTCCAAGGGGGCAGACCGGGCCTTGACCCGTTCCGGCCGGATCGAGCCCACGGTTGCCAAGTTCCTCAGCAACATCATCAAATATGCTCTCTGGGTGGTGGTGGGCGTGACCGTGCTCACCCAGTTCGGGGTGCAGACGACCACGATCATCGCGGCGCTGGGCGGCCTTGCGCTCGCCGTCGGCCTCGCGTTGCAAGGCACGCTCAGCAATGTCGCGGCGGGTGTGATGATCCTGATCCAGCGCCCCTTCAGGGTGGGCGAGGCGATCACCGCGGGCGTTGTCACCGGCACGGTTCAGGGGATCGGGCTCTTCACGACCGAAATCCTGCAATATGACGGCCTCTATGTGATGGTTCCCAACAACGAATTGTGGAACAAGCCGATCGTCAATTTCTCGCGGATGCCGACGCGGCGGTTCGAACTGCTTATCGGGATTTCCTATTCGGACAGCATCGAGAAGGCGCGCGGCGAGCTGCTGGCGCTGGCCGATGCTGACCAGCGCGTGCTGGCTGATCCGGAACCGGTGGTATTCGTTGCCGCGCTGGCTGACAGTGCGGTTACCATGGGCCTTCGGGTGTGGTGCAATACCGAAGACTATCTCGGCCTGTCCTGGGCTTTGACCGAGGCGGCCAAGCAGCGGTTCGATGAAGCAGGTATTTCGATCCCCTTCCCGCAGCGCGAAGTAAGGACGATCACTGCGGCAGTCTAA
- the groL gene encoding chaperonin GroEL (60 kDa chaperone family; promotes refolding of misfolded polypeptides especially under stressful conditions; forms two stacked rings of heptamers to form a barrel-shaped 14mer; ends can be capped by GroES; misfolded proteins enter the barrel where they are refolded when GroES binds), with protein MAAKDVKFGREAREGILRGVDILANAVKVTLGPKGRNVVIDKSFGAPRITKDGVSVAKEIELKDKYENMGAQMLREVASKANDAAGDGTTTATVLAQAIVTEGMKSVAAGMNPMDLKRGIDQAVIAVVENLKSRSKDVSDSSEIAQVGIISANGDREVGEKIAEAMEKVGKEGVITVEEAKGLEFELDVVEGMQFDRGYLSPYFITNPDKMTVELDNPYILIHEKKLSNLQSMLPILEAVVQSGRPLLIIAEDIEGEALATLVVNKLRGGLKVAAVKAPGFGDRRKAMLQDIAILTKGEMISEDLGIKLENVTVGMLGQAKKVSIDKDNTTIVDGAGSADDIKARVAEIRTQIDNTSSDYDREKLQERLAKLAGGVAVIKVGGATEVEVKERKDRVDDALHATRAAVEEGIVPGGGTALLYATKALEGLKGANEDQTRGIDIIRKAITAPIKQIATNAGHDGAVVAGNLLRENDETQGFNAATDTYENLVKAGVIDPTKVVRTALQDAASVAGLLITTEAAIVERPEDKPAAPAMPDMGGMGF; from the coding sequence ATGGCAGCCAAGGACGTCAAGTTCGGCCGCGAAGCCCGCGAAGGCATTCTGCGCGGCGTCGATATCCTCGCCAACGCCGTCAAGGTGACGCTTGGTCCCAAGGGACGTAATGTCGTCATCGACAAGAGCTTCGGCGCGCCGCGCATCACCAAGGACGGTGTGAGCGTCGCCAAGGAAATCGAGCTCAAGGACAAGTACGAGAACATGGGCGCGCAGATGCTGCGCGAAGTGGCCAGCAAGGCGAACGATGCTGCCGGTGACGGCACCACCACCGCCACCGTGCTCGCTCAGGCGATCGTGACCGAAGGCATGAAGTCGGTCGCCGCCGGGATGAACCCGATGGATCTGAAGCGCGGCATCGATCAGGCCGTGATCGCGGTCGTCGAAAACCTCAAGTCGCGTTCGAAGGACGTGTCGGACAGCAGCGAAATCGCGCAGGTCGGCATCATCTCGGCCAACGGCGACCGTGAAGTCGGCGAGAAGATCGCCGAAGCCATGGAAAAGGTCGGCAAGGAAGGCGTGATCACCGTGGAAGAGGCCAAGGGCCTCGAGTTCGAGCTCGATGTCGTCGAAGGCATGCAGTTCGACCGCGGCTACCTGTCGCCCTACTTCATCACCAACCCCGACAAGATGACCGTGGAACTGGATAACCCCTACATCCTGATCCACGAGAAGAAGCTGTCGAACCTGCAGTCGATGCTGCCGATCCTCGAAGCGGTGGTGCAGTCGGGCCGTCCGCTGCTGATCATCGCCGAAGACATCGAAGGCGAAGCGCTGGCGACCCTCGTGGTCAACAAGCTGCGCGGCGGCCTGAAAGTTGCAGCGGTCAAGGCTCCGGGCTTCGGCGATCGTCGCAAGGCGATGCTGCAGGACATCGCGATCCTGACCAAGGGCGAGATGATCAGCGAAGACCTCGGCATCAAGCTTGAAAACGTCACTGTCGGCATGCTCGGTCAGGCCAAGAAGGTCTCGATCGACAAGGACAACACCACCATCGTCGATGGCGCCGGTTCGGCTGACGACATCAAGGCGCGCGTCGCCGAGATCCGCACCCAGATCGACAACACCTCGTCGGACTACGACCGTGAGAAGCTGCAAGAGCGTCTCGCCAAGCTCGCTGGCGGCGTGGCCGTGATCAAGGTCGGCGGTGCGACCGAAGTCGAAGTGAAGGAGCGCAAGGACCGCGTCGACGACGCTCTCCACGCGACCCGCGCTGCGGTGGAAGAAGGCATCGTACCGGGCGGCGGCACTGCGCTGCTCTACGCCACCAAGGCTCTCGAAGGGCTGAAGGGCGCGAACGAAGACCAGACCCGCGGCATCGACATCATCCGCAAGGCGATCACCGCCCCGATCAAGCAGATCGCGACCAACGCCGGTCACGATGGCGCGGTCGTCGCGGGCAACCTGCTGCGCGAAAATGACGAGACGCAGGGCTTCAATGCTGCCACCGACACCTATGAGAACCTGGTGAAGGCCGGCGTGATCGACCCGACCAAGGTCGTGCGCACCGCGTTGCAGGATGCGGCCTCGGTCGCTGGCCTGCTGATCACCACCGAAGCGGCCATCGTGGAGCGTCCGGAAGACAAGCCGGCTGCGCCTGCGATGCCCGACATGGGCGGCATGGGCTTCTAA
- the groES gene encoding co-chaperone GroES codes for MAFRPLHDRVVVRRIEADTKTAGGIIIPDSAQEKPSEGEVVAVGEGARDDDGDRIPMDVKVGDRVLFGKWSGTEVKINGEDLLIMKESDIMGIVG; via the coding sequence ATGGCATTTCGTCCGCTGCACGACCGCGTTGTGGTCCGTCGCATCGAAGCCGACACCAAGACCGCTGGCGGCATCATCATCCCCGACAGTGCCCAGGAAAAGCCGAGCGAAGGCGAAGTCGTCGCCGTCGGCGAAGGCGCCCGTGACGACGATGGCGACCGCATCCCGATGGACGTCAAGGTCGGCGACCGCGTGCTGTTCGGCAAGTGGTCGGGCACCGAAGTCAAGATCAACGGCGAAGACCTGCTGATCATGAAGGAAAGCGACATCATGGGGATCGTCGGCTGA
- a CDS encoding homoserine dehydrogenase has protein sequence MTTTATQPLRIAIAGIGTVGAGVIRLLDTNAKLIAARAGRPIEVVAVSARDRSKDRGVDLSRFAWEDDMTALARRDDVDVVVELVGGSDGPALACSRAALGAGKGLVTANKAMIAHHGLELAALAEAHNVPLKFEAAVAGGIPVIKGLREGTSANALTKVYGILNGTCNYILSTMEATGADFADVLADAQRLGFAEADPAFDIEGVDAAHKLAILASIGFGTRIDFAGVRVNGITQVRSHDIAQADALGFVIRLIGEADVEETADGPRLLQRVRPCLVAKGHPLSAVDGATNAVVAEGNFSGRLLFQGAGAGDGPTASAVAADLIDIARDEVGAPFSIPVAQLAALPPAEPGHRPARTYIRFMVKDRPGVLAEITAALRDGDVSIESLIQQGRSHSGDEVMVAMVTHEGPEANVTRALALLEGSESLSGAPLVLPILPL, from the coding sequence TTGACCACCACCGCCACGCAACCCCTTCGCATCGCCATTGCCGGGATCGGCACCGTGGGCGCGGGCGTGATCCGCCTGCTCGATACGAACGCCAAGCTCATCGCCGCGCGCGCCGGTCGCCCGATCGAGGTGGTCGCCGTCTCTGCGCGGGACCGCAGCAAGGATCGCGGGGTCGATCTGTCGCGCTTTGCTTGGGAAGACGACATGACTGCGCTTGCCCGACGCGATGATGTCGATGTGGTGGTCGAGCTGGTCGGCGGATCAGACGGCCCGGCGCTGGCCTGCTCGCGCGCGGCGCTGGGGGCGGGCAAGGGGCTGGTGACCGCCAACAAGGCGATGATCGCGCATCACGGGCTGGAACTGGCGGCGCTGGCCGAGGCCCATAACGTCCCGCTCAAGTTCGAAGCCGCGGTGGCGGGCGGCATCCCTGTCATCAAGGGGCTGCGCGAAGGCACATCGGCCAATGCCTTGACCAAGGTCTACGGCATCCTCAACGGCACCTGCAATTACATCCTTTCGACCATGGAGGCGACCGGCGCCGATTTCGCCGATGTGCTGGCCGACGCGCAAAGACTGGGCTTTGCCGAGGCTGATCCGGCATTTGACATCGAAGGCGTGGACGCCGCGCACAAGCTGGCGATTCTCGCCTCAATCGGATTTGGCACGCGGATCGACTTTGCGGGCGTGCGGGTAAACGGCATCACCCAGGTGCGCAGCCACGATATCGCGCAGGCCGATGCGCTGGGCTTTGTCATCCGTCTGATCGGGGAGGCCGATGTCGAGGAGACTGCCGATGGCCCGCGCCTGCTCCAGCGCGTGCGTCCATGCCTCGTCGCCAAGGGGCATCCTTTGAGCGCCGTCGACGGCGCGACCAACGCCGTCGTGGCCGAGGGCAATTTCTCCGGCCGCCTGCTGTTTCAGGGGGCGGGCGCTGGCGACGGTCCCACAGCCAGTGCGGTCGCGGCTGACCTTATCGACATTGCGCGGGACGAAGTGGGCGCGCCCTTCTCGATCCCCGTCGCCCAGCTTGCGGCGCTGCCACCGGCAGAACCGGGACACCGCCCTGCGCGCACCTATATCCGCTTCATGGTTAAGGATCGCCCCGGTGTGCTCGCCGAGATCACCGCCGCGCTGCGTGACGGGGATGTGTCGATCGAGAGCCTGATCCAGCAGGGTCGCTCGCACAGCGGGGACGAGGTGATGGTGGCGATGGTGACCCACGAGGGGCCGGAAGCCAACGTCACCCGCGCGCTGGCACTGCTGGAGGGCTCGGAGAGCCTCTCGGGCGCGCCGCTGGTGCTGCCGATCCTGCCGCTTTAG